From [Chlorobium] sp. 445:
GACTTGCGCGAAAACTGATAATCCTGAAAGCGTTGCCAAAAAAGCACATAACGACCTGACCGAGTGGTTTGAAGGAAATGTTATGAGCAATTGGCAAATCTGTCGTGAAATGCACAGCCGTATTCAGCACAGTAATTCAGTCATCTAAATTTCTAAACTACTAAAAGGAGGCGACTATGCCCATCAACTATTCATCACTGCAAACAGCGTTGCAGGAGTTCGTAACCTCAGTCAGCAATGTGCAAGGTGCAGCAATTATTTCACCTGACGGCTTGGCACTGGTATCATCCTTACCTGCCGGTATGGAAGAAGAGCGTGTGTCAGCAATGTCGGCGGCAATGCTGGCACTCGGCGAACGCATCGGACGCGAACTGGCACGCGGCGCAATTGAGCGCATCTTGGTGGAAGGAGAAAAAGGCTATGCCATTGTCAGCAACTGCACCGACGACGCCGTACTGATTGTGCTCACGGACGATAAAGCCAAATTGGGTGTCATTAACCTTGAAATCAAGCAACTGATTGCTCGCCTGCAGCCATCGCTATCGCTGACCAAAAGCAGCGTTGCCTAACATGAAGGAGCCTTAGCATGAGCCAAGCTCGCAAACAAATTATGCGCGTGGTGGTAACAGGACCAGTGGGTGCTGGCAAGACCACATTCATTAACACCATCAGTGAAATTGAGACCGTAGATACAGACCGACGTGCCACTGATGAGACCGCCGCTCTGAAAGCCTCCACCACCGTAGCGATGGACTTTGGGCGGCTTAATTTCGGACCAGATATGTCGCTGCATCTGTATGGCACACCCGGTCAAGAACGCTTCAATTTTATGTGGGATATTTTCTTGCGTAATGCGCACGGAGTTGTGGTCTTGGTGCCAGCGCATCGTCCGAAGGATTTTTATGCGGTGTCGCGGATTATGCGCTATGCCACACAGCGTGCGCCCAACGCCCCCATGCTGATTGCCGCCACACACAGCGATGTAGAGGAGGCTTGGCCCGTGGAGGATATTTTGCCTGCATTAGGGATAGACCCTGAGACAAGTAAAATTCCTACGCTGCCAATCAATGCAACTGCCATCAATGACGTTGCAAAAACGCTGATTGCATTGGTGCAAATGTATGAAGCAAATATGCTCTTGGCAAACTCCGCTTCGTTGCGTTAGGTTGATATGCCTGCGCATGAAGCCCGATTGCCGATAAAGTTAGGCACGGTTTGTATGCAAAGTTGAGGCGCAGGTGGCAGCCCGCTGCACCCTGCGCTATCCCAAAGAGATGTCCTCCCTGCAACAGGATGAGCACACTCTGCCTGAGCCCCATTCGCCGCGCAATGACACTTGCATCGTTCCCGTGTTGTATCAGCACATTTTGACTCCTTGACGAAGCCCTTTTGAATTTTATGCTAAAGCTGCTCAATGCTGTAGCACTTGCCTTATGCAACTGTTGCACATGCACAAATAGCTCATTGTTCAGCTACTGCTTTAGCAAAGTGTAAGAGTTTTTCAGCGACTTTCTCAACGAACACATCCGGCAAGCCGTTGTAGTGCCTCGACTTGATGCGCAGGTCAATCTGGTCATTGACATAATCAACTACCACCAGCCGTTCGTGGATATCAAGGACGATTTCGCTGGAAAAAAAATCCATCTCTGACACCTCTGCAATCCGTTGCATCACTTTCACCATGTCGTCAAATTTTATTCGTGGTTTATCGCTCTCGGAGAGCATGCGATAGAGATGTTGCTCATCATCCCACCATAGCACCTCAACTTCACCAAAGAGGTAGTACGCACGAAACCAGCATCGCCAGCCATAGAGATACTTCGGGTAGATTTTTTCCTGTGCAAGATATTTGTCCCACGGGATAATTTCGCGCCAGGCGGAGGCATCGTAGGGCGAGTAGACGGATTTAACCACGCCTTCGCCGCCACCACCATTTGCTGGCTTTAAGACGAAAGGGATTTGAAGTTTTGCAAGTTCTTTAATTAACACATTGTCGAGCTTGCGTGCTTCGTCAAACGCTGGCAGCACAATGGTGTAAGGCACATTAACATTTGCTCGTATCAATTCGTAGTGCATGAAGGCTTTGTCCATCGTGCGCTGTGAAATATGATATGGATTGATGATGCTTGTGCCATGCTCTGCCAGCAGTTGCTGCAACGGAAAAAACAGTTCATTGGTATCGCTGGCGCGGTCG
This genomic window contains:
- a CDS encoding diacylglyceryl transferase; protein product: MPINYSSLQTALQEFVTSVSNVQGAAIISPDGLALVSSLPAGMEEERVSAMSAAMLALGERIGRELARGAIERILVEGEKGYAIVSNCTDDAVLIVLTDDKAKLGVINLEIKQLIARLQPSLSLTKSSVA
- a CDS encoding GTPase gives rise to the protein MSQARKQIMRVVVTGPVGAGKTTFINTISEIETVDTDRRATDETAALKASTTVAMDFGRLNFGPDMSLHLYGTPGQERFNFMWDIFLRNAHGVVVLVPAHRPKDFYAVSRIMRYATQRAPNAPMLIAATHSDVEEAWPVEDILPALGIDPETSKIPTLPINATAINDVAKTLIALVQMYEANMLLANSASLR